One genomic segment of Brassica napus cultivar Da-Ae chromosome A3, Da-Ae, whole genome shotgun sequence includes these proteins:
- the LOC106437558 gene encoding probable membrane-associated kinase regulator 6 translates to MEANQQDASMALVPIESFSYSWLVNFPSLEASIDDYHQTYEDSSSSSFIEMDPRLPPSRRFFINKAHESSFKFDTFVSFADEDNSLVHADELFRDGYVMPYLSKATSATTEKEYEPVDTKTEKRKMKTRDIQSKSPCRTLRRVSKCVLLRYLDFLTPLCKRLRRCRSAGSSGGTGFDARIRLTTLSRSRVYSEETTSSPRVSVADDCYWRRSCDSESSIYEAVLHCKKSFEK, encoded by the exons ATGGAAGCAAACCAACAAGACGCTTCAATGGCATTAGTTCCCATAGAGAGCTTCTCTTACAGTTGGTTAGTTAACTTTCCTTCTTTAGAAGCTTCCATTGATGATTATCATCAAACCTACgaagattcttcttcttcttccttcatcGAGATGGACCCAAGATTGCCTCCTTCTAGAAGATTTTTCATCAACAAAGCCCATGAAAGTAGCTTCAAGTTCGATACCTTTGTCTCTTTTGCCGACGAAGATAACTCTTTAGTTCACGCCGACGAGCTTTTCCGTGACGGCTACGTCATGCCTTATCTATCAAAAGCCACGTCAGCAACTACCGAGAAAGAATATGAGCCGGTGGACACGAAAAcagagaagaggaagatgaagacaCGTGACATTCAGAGCAAGTCTCCTTGTAGAACGTTGAGGAGAGTCTCAAAGTGCGTTTTGTTAAGGTATCTTGATTTTTTGACGCCATTGTGTAAAAGATTAAGGAGATGTAGATCCGCTGGATCATCCGGAGGTACCGGTTTCGACGCTAGGATCCGTTTAACGACGTTGTCTAGAAGCAGAGTGTATTCTGAGGAAACGACGTCGTCTCCAAGAGTAAGTGTTGCAGATGATTGTTATTGGAGAAGGTCTTGTGACTCGGAGAGCTCCATTTACGAAGCCGTTCTTCATTGCAAGAAATCTTTCG AGAAATAA
- the LOC106443377 gene encoding uncharacterized protein LOC106443377, which produces MSYEGVGSEAMDTEMKNVGGSSSEAKLTQPEGQTTVSLSLCHSLLVKLVQQARQQLQSILSNAGGSTSTTLRLELFLNETQRSGSEDEKSTKDAVTRGMGDKPVSHVGDVPEELQLELGDKKMSASAVASETNHDHSASSKCEFV; this is translated from the coding sequence ATGAGCTATGAAGGTGTTGGTTCCGAGGCTATGGATACAGAGATGAAGAATGTTGGTGGCTCTTCTTCAGAGGCTAAGCTCACTCAGCCTGAAGGACAAAccaccgtctctctctctctgtgccACAGTTTGCTAGTGAAGCTTGTGCAGCAAGCAAGACAGCAGTTGCAGTCAATACTATCAAACGCTGGAGGTTCTACTAGTACTACGCTACGCCTTGAACTCTTTCTAAATGAGACTCAGCGATCAGGAAGTGAGGATGAGAAATCTACTAAAGATGCTGTAACTCGTGGAATGGGCGATAAACCGGTTTCTCACGTTGGTGACGTGCCAGAGGAGCTTCAGCTAGAGCTTGGCGATAAGAAAATGAGTGCTTCAGCCGTTGCTAGTGAAACAAACCATGATCATTCTGCTTCATCAAAATGTGAATTTGTTTGA
- the LOC106443376 gene encoding uncharacterized protein LOC106443376, which yields MAVTKEGGPTHFYEEIEPFCRWRRTEDVDIVELHLPSGLKKEHLKIQISNTGILTITGSCPVDKTKSIKFRKETKVEKSCNRNEIRAKFSKGVLYVTMPKTSPTAVAPYIGSQGNTSGTRVSKSDADGSNIAKCGRESHSKFSSLRERLWRKPIIEGVAALVVVVVAVVGAVKAYQCVIASPV from the exons ATGGCAGTAACTAAGGAAGGTGGACCGACacatttttacgaggaaatcgaACCCTTTTGTCGATGGAGGAGAACGGAAGACGTCGACATAGTTGAGCTACATCTTCCTTCAG GTTTGAAGAAAGAGCatcttaaaatacaaattagCAACACCGGTATACTAACAATAACAGGAAGCTGTCCTGTGGACAAAACCAAATCAATCAAGTTTAGGAAAGAAACGAAAGTTGAAAAAAGTTGCAACAGAAATGAGATTCGTGCAAAGTTCTCAAAGGGAGTTTTATACGTGACAATGCCAAAGACAAGCCCCACAGCAGTGGCTCCTTATATTGGTTCTCAGGGAAACACATCAGGAACTCGAGTCAGTAAATCGGATGCTGATGGGAGTAATATAGCTAAGTGTGGACGTGAATCTCATAGTAAGTTTAGCTCATTGAGGGAAAGACTATGGAGGAAGCCAATCATTGAGGGTGTGGCAGCCCTGGTGGTTGTGGTTGTTGCTGTTGTAGGAGCGGTTAAAGCCTACCAATGTGTTATTGCATCACCCGTTTGA